A region of Mammaliicoccus sp. Dog046 DNA encodes the following proteins:
- a CDS encoding GNAT family N-acetyltransferase, with the protein MEYVIKKTDDLSPAELVQVFQMRTKVFVVEQSCPYQEVDELDFEAIHIIFKDNEKIVAYLRVIEVDNVIHIGRVLVDPNYRRHSYGKKIVAYAIDYVKENLETNKIIISAQSRLIDFYSAFGFNAISEVYLEDDIPHIDMELKL; encoded by the coding sequence ATGGAATATGTAATCAAGAAGACGGATGACTTGTCTCCAGCGGAATTAGTTCAAGTATTTCAAATGCGTACAAAGGTTTTTGTAGTTGAACAAAGTTGTCCATATCAAGAAGTGGATGAATTGGATTTTGAAGCGATTCATATTATTTTTAAAGACAATGAGAAAATTGTTGCTTATTTAAGAGTGATTGAAGTGGACAATGTTATACATATAGGTAGGGTTTTAGTTGATCCAAATTATAGAAGGCATAGTTATGGTAAGAAAATTGTTGCGTATGCGATTGATTATGTAAAAGAGAATTTAGAAACGAATAAAATTATCATTTCTGCTCAATCTCGACTGATTGATTTCTATTCAGCATTTGGATTCAATGCTATTTCAGAAGTTTATTTAGAAGATGATATTCCACATATTGATATGGAACTTAAATTATAA
- a CDS encoding FtsW/RodA/SpoVE family cell cycle protein → MNFKKRFKFKKSSGGDIGILFTYFILAMIGVVMIYSASMVSANNGALTNGVPISDKYFIKRQFIYFCIGSLVVITMSYRVNINVFQRKEMQQVILTVVLALLVITLLFGSEINGSKNWLNLGIVNIQSSELLKISSILYLSYIIDRRLRAGSHFNLSSLVSPLLVLGFGIMLILIQGDLGGALLNSAIIAFMLLYSDIKNKIKIQIFSITALPMIIYLVYTLLFDAQNIYRMKRIKVVANPFLYENGDGYQLANALLAIGNGGFFGKGLGNGIMKLGYLPEPHTDFIFAVISEELGLVGVLVIIAMYAFITFKGVIYANKTSNHFYKMICIGISSYIFMQVFINLAGISGLIPLTGVTLPLLSYGGSSFLSISIALGILLATSRKINKELKQ, encoded by the coding sequence ATGAATTTCAAGAAGCGATTTAAATTTAAAAAGAGTTCGGGAGGAGATATCGGTATACTGTTCACTTATTTTATACTTGCGATGATTGGCGTAGTGATGATATACAGTGCGAGTATGGTTTCTGCTAATAATGGTGCTTTAACGAATGGTGTACCTATTAGTGATAAGTATTTTATTAAGAGACAGTTTATATATTTCTGTATTGGTAGTTTAGTTGTGATTACGATGAGTTATAGAGTGAACATTAATGTATTTCAGAGGAAAGAGATGCAGCAAGTAATCTTAACAGTAGTACTCGCTTTACTTGTAATTACGTTGTTGTTCGGTAGTGAAATTAATGGTTCTAAAAACTGGTTGAATTTAGGTATCGTAAATATACAATCGTCAGAGTTGTTGAAAATTTCTTCTATACTATATTTGTCATACATTATTGATCGTCGATTACGTGCGGGTAGTCATTTTAATTTAAGCTCGCTTGTGTCACCTTTATTAGTATTAGGTTTTGGTATTATGCTAATTTTAATTCAAGGTGATTTAGGGGGTGCACTTTTAAATAGTGCGATTATAGCCTTTATGTTGTTGTATTCAGATATAAAAAACAAAATCAAAATACAAATATTTTCAATCACGGCTTTACCTATGATTATTTACCTTGTATACACACTACTATTTGATGCACAAAATATTTATAGAATGAAAAGAATTAAAGTGGTTGCTAATCCGTTTTTATATGAAAATGGAGATGGGTATCAGTTAGCGAATGCATTGCTAGCAATTGGTAATGGTGGTTTTTTTGGAAAAGGTCTTGGTAATGGGATTATGAAACTAGGGTATCTGCCTGAACCACATACTGATTTTATATTTGCTGTAATTTCTGAAGAACTTGGATTAGTCGGTGTGTTAGTAATTATTGCGATGTATGCTTTTATTACATTCAAGGGCGTTATTTATGCAAATAAGACATCAAACCATTTTTATAAAATGATTTGTATTGGTATTTCAAGTTATATATTTATGCAAGTTTTTATTAATTTAGCTGGAATTTCTGGATTAATACCATTAACCGGTGTCACTTTGCCGTTATTAAGTTATGGTGGCTCGTCATTCTTAAGTATCAGTATTGCACTAGGTATACTTTTGGCGACAAGTAGAAAAATCAATAAAGAGTTGAAACAATAA